A stretch of Roseovarius sp. M141 DNA encodes these proteins:
- a CDS encoding PLP-dependent aminotransferase family protein, with product MAIPVETFFLSPDGAGTLQARIQQMIAEGILSGRLKKGERLPSSRSLATHLGVSRMTVTLAYSDLQANDYLAARDRSGHYISDTAPEPPRFASRHPGQDRIDWSRALGQRFSGGATPDRPLNWADYPYPFLYGQTDPKLFDHANWRHCALRALGMRDFHAQATDYYDQDDPQLIEFITRHTLPRRGILAEPDEILVTMGAQNALWLTAQVLLTQRRTAVVEDPCYHGLRDILTQSRCHTAAVPVDARGLRPGALPDHADVIFTTPSHQCPTNATMPMARRRALLASARDMDALIVEDDYEFEMAFLNAPSPSLKSLDRDGRVIYVGSFSKSIFPGLRLGYLVGPRPFIREARALRASVLRHPPGLMQRTAAYFLSLGHYDSLIRRMSRAYGERRRVMEAALAQHGLTVAGRGEHGGSSIWMRAPEGVDMGAVAVSLRSHGVLIEPGASFFHGDAPPRNYYRLAYSSIPSQRIGAGIALIAEALRE from the coding sequence ATGGCAATCCCGGTCGAGACGTTTTTCCTCAGCCCTGATGGGGCAGGCACGCTTCAGGCGCGCATCCAGCAGATGATCGCCGAGGGCATCCTGTCGGGTCGGCTGAAAAAGGGCGAGCGGCTGCCGTCATCGCGCAGCCTTGCCACGCATCTGGGCGTCAGCCGCATGACCGTGACGCTGGCCTATAGCGACCTTCAGGCGAACGACTATCTGGCGGCGCGCGACCGCTCGGGCCATTATATATCGGATACCGCGCCCGAACCGCCGCGCTTTGCCTCGCGCCATCCGGGGCAGGACCGCATCGACTGGTCCCGCGCGCTGGGGCAGCGTTTTTCCGGCGGGGCGACGCCGGACCGGCCGCTGAACTGGGCCGATTATCCATATCCTTTCCTCTACGGGCAGACCGACCCAAAGCTGTTCGATCACGCCAACTGGCGCCATTGCGCGCTGCGGGCGCTGGGCATGCGGGATTTTCATGCGCAGGCCACCGACTACTACGATCAGGACGATCCACAGCTGATCGAATTCATCACCCGTCATACGCTGCCAAGGCGCGGCATTCTGGCCGAGCCAGATGAAATTCTGGTGACGATGGGCGCGCAGAACGCGCTATGGCTGACCGCGCAGGTGCTGCTGACCCAGCGGCGCACGGCGGTGGTCGAAGACCCCTGCTATCACGGGCTGCGCGATATCCTGACGCAGTCGCGCTGTCATACCGCCGCCGTCCCGGTGGATGCGCGTGGTCTGCGCCCCGGCGCGCTGCCGGATCATGCCGACGTGATATTCACCACGCCCAGCCACCAATGCCCGACCAACGCCACCATGCCGATGGCGCGCCGTCGCGCGCTGCTGGCATCGGCGCGGGACATGGACGCGCTGATCGTCGAGGATGATTACGAGTTCGAAATGGCGTTTTTGAACGCGCCATCGCCGTCGCTGAAATCGCTCGATCGCGATGGGCGGGTGATTTATGTCGGCAGCTTTTCCAAGTCGATCTTTCCGGGTCTGCGGCTGGGTTATCTGGTCGGGCCGCGCCCCTTCATCCGCGAGGCGCGCGCGCTGCGCGCCAGCGTGCTGCGCCACCCGCCCGGCCTGATGCAGCGCACGGCGGCCTATTTTCTCAGCCTTGGGCATTATGACAGCCTGATCCGCCGCATGTCGCGCGCCTATGGCGAACGCCGGCGCGTGATGGAGGCGGCGCTGGCGCAGCATGGCCTGACCGTCGCGGGGCGTGGCGAGCATGGCGGATCGTCCATCTGGATGCGTGCGCCCGAGGGTGTGGATATGGGCGCCGTCGCGGTCAGTCTGCGCAGCCACGGCGTGCTGATCGAGCCGGGCGCCTCGTTTTTCCACGGCGATGCCCCGCCGCGCAATTATTACCGCCTCGCCTATTCGTCGATCCCGTCACAGCGCATCGGCGCTGGCATCGCCCTGATCGCCGAAGCGCTGAGAGAATAG